Proteins encoded within one genomic window of Oncorhynchus masou masou isolate Uvic2021 chromosome 1, UVic_Omas_1.1, whole genome shotgun sequence:
- the fadd gene encoding protein FADD, protein MSAFNSFLLKISGELVGDQLEKMKFLCIKEIGKSRLEKMTSGLQLFTGLMERNKLGPDNTVFLVSLLKDIGRLDLADNITNYESQYAGSPNDLPNDEEQAKLDIATKVITDNLGRRWRAYGRKLGLPEVKLDHIAQKHPNDLEEQVVELLKEWRKMQKSEAKTDTLIKALRSCDQNYTADLIQTELGKT, encoded by the exons ATGAGCGCATTTAACAGCTTTTTGCTGAAGATTTCAGGTGAACTTGTTGGTGATCAATTGGAGAAAATGAAGTTCCTTTGTATTAAAGAAATAGGGAAAAGTCGCCTCGAGAAGATGACCAGTGGTTTACAACTTTTCACTGGTTTAATGGAAAGAAATAAACTTGGACCTGACAACACGGTATTTCTAGTTTCGCTTTTGAAAGACATTGGTCGCCTAGATCTTGCAGACAACATTACCAACTATGAAAGTCAATATGCTGGATCACCGAATGATCTTCCTAACGATGAGGAGCAAG CAAAACTTGACATTGCAACCAAAGTGATCACTGACAACCTTGGAAGGAGGTGGCGAGCATATGGTCGTAAACTTGGCCTGCCAGAGGTCAAACTGGACCATATCGCACAGAAGCATCCTAATGACCTGGAGGAGCAAGTGGTGGAGCTTTTGAAGGAATGGCGGAAAATGCAGAAATCTGAGGCCAAAACAGACACTTTGATTAAGGCCCTTCGCTCCTGTGATCAGAACTACACTGCTGATCTGATACAGACAGAACTTGGAAAAACTTAA